In Desulfovibrio inopinatus DSM 10711, a genomic segment contains:
- a CDS encoding class I SAM-dependent rRNA methyltransferase, which yields MKRLYLRKGEDRRLRAGHLWVFSNEVDTTRSPLADFAPGDEALIMAASGRPLGVGYVNPGALICARIVGYDEGDRLDEALIARRIASAVSLRQRFYRESCYRLVYGEGDFLPGLVVDRFNDVFVLQATTAGIERRIDLVTSVLVDMFAPRAVLAANDAAVRSLEGLEREREHRDLYGEAPEKLVVNEAGAEFMVDAKHGQKTGWFFDMRDNRLRLAGLCREKRVLDLYSYAGAFGIQAGLAGAAEVICVDSSPLAVAAIRENAVRNGASTVTAQPADVEDALNGFIDAGEQFDVICLDPPAFVKRKKDFKKGLVAYERVNRLAMECLTDDAILMSCSCSSHVSDKDLRDVARKAGINAGRSLQMVYAGGQGPDHPVHPAMDETRYLKALVFRVHN from the coding sequence ATGAAACGACTGTACCTGAGAAAAGGCGAGGATCGACGGCTTCGAGCCGGACATTTATGGGTCTTCAGTAACGAAGTGGATACGACACGTTCTCCTCTTGCGGACTTTGCTCCGGGGGATGAAGCGTTAATAATGGCCGCATCTGGCCGACCTCTTGGTGTAGGCTATGTCAATCCCGGAGCGCTTATCTGCGCCCGAATCGTGGGATACGATGAAGGCGATCGCCTTGATGAGGCATTGATTGCTCGGCGCATTGCGTCGGCTGTGTCTCTACGACAACGATTTTACAGGGAATCATGTTATCGTCTGGTGTATGGAGAAGGTGACTTTCTTCCCGGATTGGTCGTGGACCGATTCAACGATGTTTTTGTGCTTCAGGCAACGACAGCCGGCATTGAGCGCCGCATTGATTTGGTGACTTCGGTCTTGGTCGACATGTTTGCTCCTCGTGCCGTTCTTGCTGCAAATGACGCGGCTGTGCGCAGTCTGGAAGGACTCGAACGCGAACGCGAACATCGTGATCTTTATGGCGAAGCTCCGGAAAAGCTTGTTGTCAATGAAGCTGGAGCCGAATTTATGGTCGATGCGAAACATGGCCAGAAAACCGGATGGTTTTTCGACATGCGGGACAACCGGTTACGCCTGGCGGGATTGTGCCGGGAGAAGCGTGTGCTTGATCTATACTCATACGCTGGCGCTTTCGGCATTCAAGCTGGATTGGCCGGAGCCGCTGAAGTAATTTGTGTGGACTCCTCTCCCTTGGCGGTAGCCGCTATTCGTGAGAATGCAGTACGGAATGGAGCCTCAACTGTGACAGCACAACCCGCTGATGTGGAAGATGCCTTGAACGGCTTTATCGACGCGGGAGAACAATTCGATGTTATCTGTCTCGACCCTCCTGCCTTTGTGAAACGTAAAAAGGATTTCAAGAAAGGGCTTGTCGCGTATGAACGCGTCAACCGGCTTGCCATGGAATGCTTGACTGATGATGCGATATTGATGTCATGTTCGTGTTCAAGCCATGTTTCAGATAAAGACTTGCGTGATGTTGCGCGAAAAGCTGGTATCAATGCCGGGCGTTCACTGCAAATGGTATATGCAGGTGGTCAGGGTCCTGATCATCCTGTGCATCCAGCAATGGATGAAACGCGTTACCTCAAAGCTCTGGTATTTCGCGTACACAATTAA
- the aspA gene encoding aspartate ammonia-lyase: MTDSLSKLRQFVLFAPLHEDDLAELAHFIEERHFTLGEYLFRSNTPRQECFFILSGEVEIVKGDYENRVLGRIGEGSVVGEGLILAEETHRNSCLAVVPTTALSIGKPGLETFFTERPEAARLILTQIVSLTTDRLQRAGNVATLGCATGLFGGKTRREHDLLGEKDVPSDAYFGIQTLRALENYHITGIPLFHFPNLIKALAYVKKAAAKANIKLKELDPDVGRAIIAACDEILEEKLHDHFVVDMIQGGAGTSTNMNANEVIANRALEILGHNRGHYDKLHPNTHVNMAQSTNDAYPTALRLAILLSYSELTEALSGLAYELKQKAVEFSDIIKMGRTQLQDAVPMTLGQEFDGFRVTIKEDIDRIRDAADLFCEVNLGATAIGTGINARSDYAGLAVEELARMTNLSLKPAENLVEATSDMGAFVAFSGMLKRLAVKLSKICNDLRLLSSGPRTGINEINLPPMAPGSSIMPGKVNPVIPEVVNQVAFQVIGNDIAITMAAEAGQLQLNVMEPLIAFNTFQSLTMLTRAVSTLTSRCISGITANADVCRASVERSIGIVTALNPAIGYENATRIAKNALETGRGVLELVLEEGLLDKEQVEDLLSPESMTKPRR; the protein is encoded by the coding sequence ATGACAGATTCTCTCTCGAAACTACGCCAGTTTGTATTATTTGCTCCGTTGCACGAAGACGACCTGGCGGAGTTAGCGCATTTTATCGAAGAACGGCATTTTACATTAGGGGAATATCTCTTTCGTAGCAACACACCTCGGCAGGAATGCTTCTTCATTCTTTCCGGAGAAGTGGAGATTGTAAAAGGAGATTACGAAAATCGTGTGCTTGGACGTATCGGAGAAGGGAGCGTCGTAGGAGAAGGACTTATCCTCGCTGAAGAAACCCACCGGAACTCCTGTCTCGCAGTGGTTCCAACGACAGCACTCTCCATTGGTAAGCCGGGCCTGGAAACCTTTTTCACAGAACGTCCCGAAGCCGCTCGTCTCATCCTTACACAAATTGTAAGTCTCACGACGGATCGCTTGCAACGCGCCGGCAATGTGGCCACATTGGGGTGTGCAACCGGCCTCTTCGGCGGAAAAACTCGACGCGAGCATGACCTTTTAGGGGAGAAGGATGTTCCCTCCGATGCATACTTCGGCATTCAAACATTGCGTGCGCTGGAGAACTATCACATCACCGGCATCCCGTTGTTCCATTTTCCGAATCTCATCAAGGCTCTGGCCTATGTGAAAAAGGCCGCAGCCAAGGCCAATATCAAACTCAAAGAGCTTGATCCTGACGTTGGACGCGCGATCATTGCTGCTTGCGATGAAATTTTGGAAGAAAAACTTCACGATCATTTTGTTGTGGATATGATTCAAGGCGGTGCTGGAACGTCCACCAACATGAACGCCAACGAAGTCATTGCGAACCGTGCCCTTGAAATTCTTGGGCACAACCGTGGTCACTACGACAAACTTCACCCCAATACGCATGTCAATATGGCACAGTCCACAAACGATGCGTATCCGACGGCTCTACGCCTTGCCATTTTGCTCAGCTATTCAGAACTGACTGAGGCACTCTCCGGATTGGCATACGAACTCAAACAAAAGGCTGTAGAATTTTCAGATATTATTAAAATGGGTCGTACCCAACTCCAGGACGCGGTTCCCATGACGCTGGGCCAAGAATTCGATGGCTTCCGTGTGACGATCAAGGAAGATATTGATCGCATTCGAGACGCGGCCGACCTCTTCTGTGAAGTCAACCTCGGGGCAACCGCCATTGGCACAGGCATCAATGCCCGATCCGATTATGCCGGCCTTGCTGTTGAAGAACTGGCGCGTATGACCAACCTGAGCTTGAAACCGGCGGAAAATCTTGTTGAAGCGACCTCGGATATGGGGGCATTCGTGGCCTTTTCCGGTATGCTCAAACGCCTTGCCGTCAAGTTGTCGAAAATCTGCAACGACCTGCGTTTGCTGAGTAGTGGCCCTCGGACCGGGATCAATGAAATCAACCTGCCTCCCATGGCACCGGGGTCATCCATCATGCCGGGGAAAGTCAATCCCGTCATTCCCGAAGTGGTGAACCAGGTAGCCTTCCAAGTCATCGGCAACGACATAGCCATTACCATGGCTGCCGAAGCCGGTCAGCTTCAACTCAACGTCATGGAGCCGTTGATAGCCTTTAATACCTTTCAGTCATTAACCATGCTCACCAGAGCCGTCTCCACGCTCACCAGTCGGTGCATCAGCGGCATCACAGCTAACGCTGACGTTTGCCGTGCCAGTGTGGAACGCAGTATCGGTATTGTCACAGCCCTCAATCCGGCTATTGGCTATGAAAACGCAACACGCATAGCCAAGAACGCCTTGGAAACGGGACGTGGCGTACTTGAACTTGTGCTTGAAGAAGGATTACTCGACAAGGAACAGGTCGAAGATTTGCTGTCCCCCGAGTCCATGACCAAACCTCGGCGATAA
- a CDS encoding 4Fe-4S double cluster binding domain-containing protein yields the protein MTEPHPLLDDVFHWGADLVAVADTTRLAGIETEPAGLLDGFPRAVSMAVRLSSAIVDQTKTGPTPLYSQHYIRVNNLLDDLAVRLTNRLQEEGARALPLPASQILCETRFTSYLSHKAVAIAAGLGWQGKSLLLVTPQYGPRVRLVTVLTDHPLPPNEPLTNHCGKCTACTDACPAGAIKNVNTQLHYATRNEAVDLDACVRKLREFSTQDHIRPYICGVCVSACPWGKPKTRRQNH from the coding sequence ATGACCGAACCTCACCCCCTGCTTGATGACGTCTTCCACTGGGGAGCCGATCTTGTCGCGGTTGCCGATACGACACGGTTGGCCGGCATTGAAACCGAGCCAGCAGGATTGCTTGACGGATTTCCGCGTGCTGTTTCCATGGCAGTACGCCTTTCCAGTGCCATCGTGGACCAGACCAAGACCGGACCGACGCCGCTGTATTCGCAGCATTACATCCGTGTGAACAACCTGCTGGACGATCTTGCCGTTCGCCTCACGAACCGACTTCAAGAAGAAGGTGCACGGGCACTCCCGCTTCCGGCGAGTCAAATCTTATGCGAAACACGCTTTACCTCCTACTTATCGCATAAAGCTGTCGCGATTGCCGCTGGCTTGGGATGGCAAGGCAAGTCGTTATTGCTTGTCACCCCGCAATATGGTCCACGGGTCAGGCTGGTTACGGTGTTGACCGACCACCCCTTGCCGCCTAATGAGCCGCTCACCAATCATTGTGGAAAATGCACCGCCTGCACCGATGCCTGTCCAGCCGGAGCCATCAAGAATGTCAACACTCAACTCCATTACGCCACCCGAAATGAAGCGGTCGACTTGGACGCTTGCGTCAGAAAACTCAGGGAATTCTCCACGCAGGACCATATTCGCCCGTATATTTGTGGAGTCTGTGTCAGCGCATGCCCATGGGGAAAACCAAAGACGCGTCGTCAAAATCACTAA